In Pseudomonadota bacterium, one DNA window encodes the following:
- a CDS encoding IS3 family transposase (programmed frameshift) — MKRKRFTEEQIIGILKEWEAGLHIGELSRKYGVSEKSLYLWRRKFGGMEVPDAKRLRALEEENRRLKRIVADLTLDITMLKDVLFKKMVGPADRRPAAAYLKEEYEISDRRACRVVDLNRSTAQYSPRPDGDGIVRERLNELAERRRRWGSPRLHLLMQREGLVRNHKRTERLYKEMGLSLRLRRHKKRRSHLRVVLPLPDKANARWSMDFLFDQFVDGRRIKCMTVVDDFTREALAVMPRRSISGREVAEILDQIANTRGYPEIIVSDNGPEFTSKAMDAWAYKNGVNLSFIEPGKPTQNAYIESFNGKLRDECLNEELFFNLEDAKQHIELWRQDYNENRPHSSLNNETPNAFAKRHHNQLCA, encoded by the exons ATGAAGCGGAAACGGTTTACGGAGGAGCAGATCATCGGGATTTTGAAAGAGTGGGAGGCAGGGCTGCACATTGGCGAGTTGAGCAGAAAATACGGGGTCAGCGAGAAGAGTCTCTACCTGTGGCGGCGTAAGTTCGGCGGGATGGAGGTGCCGGACGCCAAGCGTTTGAGGGCGCTGGAGGAGGAAAACCGGAGGTTGAAGCGCATCGTGGCGGATCTGACGCTGGACATCACGATGCTCAAGGATGTGCTCT TCAAAAAAATGGTAGGGCCCGCAGATCGTAGGCCGGCAGCGGCATATTTGAAAGAGGAGTATGAGATAAGCGATCGGCGGGCCTGCAGGGTTGTAGATTTGAACAGATCGACTGCGCAGTATTCGCCAAGACCGGATGGGGATGGAATAGTTCGTGAGCGGTTGAATGAGCTGGCAGAGAGGCGGCGTCGCTGGGGCAGTCCGCGATTGCACCTATTGATGCAGCGTGAAGGATTGGTGCGGAATCATAAACGGACCGAGAGACTCTATAAGGAGATGGGGTTGAGCTTGCGTTTGAGGAGGCACAAGAAGCGGAGGAGCCATTTGAGAGTGGTTTTGCCGCTTCCCGACAAGGCCAATGCACGCTGGTCGATGGATTTCTTGTTTGATCAATTTGTCGATGGGAGAAGGATAAAATGCATGACCGTCGTGGACGATTTCACGCGGGAGGCGCTAGCTGTCATGCCCAGGAGGAGCATTTCCGGGCGGGAGGTTGCTGAGATATTGGATCAGATAGCCAACACACGAGGGTATCCAGAGATAATCGTTTCCGACAATGGCCCTGAGTTTACGAGCAAGGCGATGGATGCGTGGGCATACAAAAATGGGGTCAACCTCAGCTTTATTGAGCCCGGCAAGCCTACGCAGAATGCCTACATCGAGTCGTTCAACGGGAAGCTCAGGGACGAGTGTTTAAATGAGGAGCTGTTCTTCAACCTGGAGGACGCAAAACAACACATCGAGCTGTGGAGGCAGGACTACAACGAAAACCGCCCACACAGCTCATTGAAC